A window of Fictibacillus halophilus contains these coding sequences:
- a CDS encoding DUF1444 family protein, whose product MSSSIKLKKTLQERLMSPTREFSYDREEETLRITNKLTGKGVSLSLGGLSARWSKEKDELIDKLVYYVEEGLNAGSHEDEDSNSLSRIFPVIRSASFPVETPEGEELFYQEHTAETRIYYALDLGKTYKLLTNNKMRELKVEKSQILDAAKFNVKRLSTDYKEDQVAGNTFFFLNHNDGYDASRILNVQFLEEMKKNITGEMAVAIPHQDVLIVADIKNKQGYDILAQMAMQFFMNGRVPITALPFMYENKELEPVFILAKNKPIEEETTD is encoded by the coding sequence ATGAGCAGTTCCATTAAACTAAAGAAAACCTTACAAGAGAGATTGATGAGTCCAACCCGAGAATTTTCATACGATAGAGAAGAGGAAACGCTGCGAATTACGAATAAGTTAACGGGTAAAGGTGTTTCTTTATCTCTCGGCGGTCTCAGTGCACGCTGGTCGAAAGAAAAAGATGAGCTTATCGATAAACTTGTTTATTACGTAGAAGAAGGATTGAACGCCGGGTCTCATGAAGATGAGGATTCGAATAGTTTATCACGCATCTTTCCGGTCATTCGTTCTGCATCCTTTCCTGTAGAAACGCCAGAAGGAGAAGAACTATTCTATCAAGAACACACAGCAGAGACTAGAATATATTATGCTTTAGACCTAGGCAAAACCTACAAACTTCTAACGAATAATAAGATGAGGGAGTTAAAGGTTGAAAAGTCTCAAATACTTGATGCAGCAAAGTTCAATGTAAAACGTTTATCAACAGATTATAAAGAGGACCAAGTTGCGGGAAATACGTTCTTCTTTTTAAACCATAATGATGGGTACGATGCGAGCAGAATCCTGAATGTTCAGTTCTTAGAAGAAATGAAGAAGAACATCACCGGAGAAATGGCAGTAGCCATACCACATCAGGATGTGCTGATCGTCGCAGATATCAAGAATAAGCAAGGATACGATATCTTGGCTCAGATGGCGATGCAATTTTTTATGAACGGAAGAGTACCGATTACGGCTTTACCGTTTATGTATGAAAACAAAGAGTTAGAACCGGTCTTTATTTTAGCCAAGAATAAACCAATAGAAGAAGAAACAACAGATTGA
- a CDS encoding DNA translocase FtsK: MSWIKKLMNTFFDDENEDDSYYEDERKRDQEPVKKQQANEKMENTQKTKPAPFASNGRKTSQSNIQHPAKMLHKYPENAPFRFPVIPDEKTAKPTAQRHTYQQKESHQYKDSVREEKSFREERPMREQRSLQNDNRRSKSKSSGFNQEPKRQAFKASNVPSPVYGYERRNKNDAQIKPEQKETTPEVKSRFTPTDVPSPVYGYGKRKPEGILFIGRDIPEKDSVTEELLKTVEEVLPAATTEKSMVPQEIASEAPYLQEANKSMVDQVKIPVEDKELNLDQGIEPKEEQHVESLEMIVESQDVYVSEENHKVDSLNVEKQEQMIEPVYGSEVVDERTDKPETQHVQEITPRMVEEEQVKDNIVIEQAPPKKEAPKSGGQFVPFNVLMLKKDRKSLARPVSNLEMRQSETRQTTRTELNIHQSAETVKNQLFVPLSLLNKAKISLEDDDLWLNEQKHTLQSTLDNFNVNAKVVHMTKGPAVTRFEVQPAPGVKVNKITNLTDDIKLSLAARDIRIEAPIPGKNAIGIEVPNQHSRAVYLREIIEDDVFKDSASSLTVALGLDISGAPVVTDLQKMPHGLIAGATGSGKSVCINSILVSLLYKAKPEDVRLLLVDPKMVELAPYNHIPHLVTPVITDAKEATAALKWAVEEMERRYEEFAKTGVREIKRYNQKMEEEQHYKNKMPYIVVVIDELADLMMVSPQEVEEAICRIAQKARACGIHLLLATQRPSVDVITGLIKANVPTRTAFAVSSAIDSRTILDMSGAERLLGRGDMLFMENGSNKAVRIQGTFVSDEEIEEVTRYVKEEYQTEYLFTREELIQHQQTTEVEDELFEEACYYVIEVGAASSSSLQRRFRIGYNRAARLVDMMESFGLVSETMGSKPRHVLLTQEELENRLYSGVE; the protein is encoded by the coding sequence ATGAGTTGGATAAAAAAATTAATGAACACGTTTTTTGACGATGAAAATGAAGATGATTCCTACTATGAGGATGAGAGAAAGAGAGACCAAGAGCCAGTAAAAAAACAGCAAGCCAATGAAAAAATGGAAAATACTCAAAAGACGAAGCCAGCTCCTTTTGCAAGCAATGGAAGAAAAACGTCTCAGTCAAATATACAGCATCCTGCTAAAATGCTGCATAAGTATCCAGAGAATGCCCCGTTTCGTTTTCCTGTGATACCGGATGAAAAAACGGCAAAACCAACTGCACAACGACATACATATCAGCAGAAAGAGTCACACCAGTATAAAGATTCTGTCAGAGAAGAAAAATCATTCCGAGAAGAACGCCCTATGCGTGAACAGCGATCTCTTCAAAATGACAACAGAAGATCCAAGAGCAAATCCTCTGGTTTTAACCAAGAACCAAAACGACAAGCATTCAAAGCATCAAATGTTCCTTCACCTGTTTACGGATATGAAAGAAGAAATAAAAATGATGCACAGATTAAGCCTGAACAAAAGGAGACCACTCCTGAGGTTAAATCTAGGTTTACGCCAACAGATGTTCCATCTCCTGTATACGGATATGGAAAGAGAAAGCCCGAAGGTATATTGTTCATCGGTAGAGATATACCAGAGAAGGATTCTGTAACAGAAGAACTCTTAAAGACGGTTGAAGAAGTTCTTCCTGCTGCAACAACAGAAAAATCGATGGTTCCACAAGAGATTGCGAGTGAGGCTCCTTATTTGCAGGAAGCAAATAAAAGTATGGTTGATCAAGTGAAAATTCCGGTCGAAGATAAAGAGTTAAATCTCGATCAGGGTATTGAACCAAAAGAAGAACAACATGTTGAGTCCCTTGAAATGATTGTTGAATCCCAAGATGTGTATGTGTCAGAGGAGAATCACAAGGTTGACTCGCTAAATGTGGAGAAACAGGAACAAATGATTGAGCCTGTCTATGGATCTGAAGTTGTAGATGAACGTACGGATAAACCTGAAACGCAGCATGTTCAAGAGATCACTCCGAGAATGGTAGAAGAAGAGCAAGTAAAAGATAATATAGTCATTGAACAAGCTCCGCCGAAGAAGGAAGCTCCAAAAAGTGGCGGGCAATTCGTTCCTTTCAATGTACTGATGCTAAAAAAAGACAGGAAGTCATTAGCACGTCCTGTTTCAAATTTAGAAATGCGTCAGTCAGAAACCAGACAAACAACAAGAACAGAACTAAACATTCATCAAAGCGCTGAAACTGTAAAAAATCAGTTGTTTGTTCCTCTGTCGTTATTGAATAAAGCGAAAATTTCACTCGAAGATGATGATTTATGGTTAAACGAACAAAAGCATACACTGCAGTCAACGCTTGATAATTTTAATGTGAATGCAAAAGTGGTTCATATGACAAAAGGTCCTGCCGTAACACGATTTGAAGTTCAACCTGCTCCAGGTGTTAAGGTAAACAAGATTACAAACCTTACAGATGACATAAAACTTAGCCTGGCTGCTCGTGACATAAGAATTGAAGCGCCGATTCCTGGAAAGAATGCGATTGGTATCGAGGTGCCAAACCAGCATAGCAGAGCTGTTTACTTACGTGAAATCATTGAAGATGATGTGTTTAAGGATTCCGCATCTTCCTTAACAGTGGCTCTTGGATTAGACATCTCAGGAGCACCTGTGGTGACTGATCTGCAAAAGATGCCGCATGGACTTATAGCAGGAGCTACTGGATCAGGAAAGAGCGTTTGTATCAACTCAATACTTGTGAGCTTGCTGTATAAAGCAAAGCCGGAAGATGTAAGACTGTTGCTTGTCGATCCTAAAATGGTCGAACTTGCACCATACAATCATATTCCGCATCTAGTAACCCCGGTTATTACAGATGCAAAAGAAGCAACCGCTGCATTAAAATGGGCGGTCGAAGAAATGGAACGCCGCTATGAAGAGTTTGCAAAAACAGGTGTTCGTGAGATCAAGCGTTACAATCAAAAGATGGAAGAAGAACAGCACTATAAAAACAAAATGCCATACATTGTTGTGGTAATCGACGAGTTAGCTGATCTTATGATGGTATCACCACAAGAAGTTGAAGAAGCGATCTGCCGGATTGCTCAGAAGGCAAGAGCATGTGGAATCCATCTTCTACTCGCAACACAGCGGCCATCTGTAGATGTTATCACCGGGCTGATCAAAGCCAACGTACCAACTCGTACGGCATTTGCAGTTTCGTCCGCGATTGATTCACGAACCATTCTAGATATGAGTGGTGCTGAGCGATTATTAGGGCGAGGCGATATGCTCTTTATGGAGAACGGCTCGAACAAAGCCGTCCGCATTCAAGGTACCTTCGTTTCTGATGAAGAAATTGAAGAAGTGACACGTTACGTAAAAGAAGAATATCAAACAGAATATCTTTTTACTCGTGAAGAACTGATTCAGCATCAGCAGACAACAGAAGTAGAAGACGAGCTTTTTGAGGAAGCTTGTTATTACGTAATCGAAGTAGGTGCTGCATCATCTTCTAGCTTGCAGCGCAGATTTAGAATTGGTTATAACCGAGCAGCAAGGTTAGTAGATATGATGGAAAGTTTCGGTCTTGTCTCTGAAACGATGGGAAGTAAACCGAGACATGTTCTTCTTACACAAGAAGAACTAGAGAATCGTTTATATAGCGGTGTAGAGTAA
- the queF gene encoding preQ(1) synthase, whose amino-acid sequence MAKVEVNHSKYEGIRFDIQDENVILVNILETIPYEYVGKDTMVTIPTTEFTSVCPWSGLPDFADIIISYIPNEDLVEMKSLKYYLTSYRNVGIYQEHATNRILEDLVKLLKPKYIKVVGNWNARGGLGTEVVVEYKEENSK is encoded by the coding sequence ATGGCTAAAGTTGAAGTAAATCACAGTAAATATGAAGGAATTCGTTTTGACATCCAAGATGAGAACGTAATCCTTGTTAATATATTAGAAACAATTCCTTATGAGTATGTAGGAAAAGATACAATGGTAACCATTCCTACAACTGAATTTACATCTGTGTGTCCTTGGTCAGGTCTTCCGGACTTTGCTGATATCATCATCAGCTACATTCCAAATGAAGATCTAGTAGAAATGAAGTCTTTGAAGTATTATCTTACTTCATATCGTAACGTTGGAATCTACCAAGAGCATGCAACAAATCGTATTTTGGAAGATCTCGTGAAGCTGCTTAAACCTAAGTACATTAAAGTAGTTGGAAACTGGAACGCACGTGGCGGACTAGGAACAGAAGTAGTAGTAGAATATAAAGAAGAGAACAGTAAGTAA
- a CDS encoding thioredoxin family protein, protein MENIKSIEQFKETIKKDVTIAVFSADWCPDCVVIKPILPEIEEEYSNYQFVYVDRDELIELCQELDIFGIPSFLAFKDGEEIGRYVNKERKTKEQIVAFLEELNIPSK, encoded by the coding sequence ATGGAAAACATAAAATCGATCGAGCAATTTAAAGAAACAATCAAAAAGGATGTTACGATAGCTGTTTTTTCTGCAGACTGGTGCCCAGATTGTGTGGTAATCAAGCCGATCCTGCCTGAAATAGAAGAAGAATATTCAAACTATCAATTTGTCTATGTGGATCGTGACGAACTGATCGAACTTTGCCAAGAGCTTGATATTTTTGGTATTCCAAGCTTCCTAGCATTCAAAGACGGCGAAGAAATCGGACGATATGTAAATAAAGAGAGAAAAACAAAAGAGCAGATTGTTGCCTTTTTAGAAGAGCTTAACATTCCTTCAAAATAG
- a CDS encoding PTS transporter subunit IIC, with protein sequence MRDFLNKKGVSLSPKTYFITGFQYFALGLMASLIVGLILKTIGEQLSLPFFTEMGQLAMTLMGPVIGTAVAYGLKAPPLVIFSAGIAGAAGADLGSVAGCYVAALIAVEAGKLVSEETKFDILITPAVTIFTGFTIATFIGPGIDQFMKAFGQLVMWSTDQRPLIMGILVAILLGFALTGPISSAAIAMMLGLEGLAAGAATIGCAAQMIGFATSSYRENGFGGFLTQGIGTSKLQFPNVVRNPYILIPPTVAGILLAPIGTLYFQMENIPAGAGMGTSGLVGQIMTLRTMGFTFETFLAIFILHFIGPIIISLILSEWLRKKGYIKFGDMKLNQ encoded by the coding sequence ATGAGGGATTTTTTAAATAAAAAAGGGGTAAGTCTATCACCCAAAACGTATTTTATTACGGGGTTTCAATATTTTGCACTAGGATTGATGGCATCGCTTATCGTGGGGCTGATTCTAAAGACAATTGGTGAGCAACTCTCGCTTCCATTTTTTACGGAGATGGGACAATTAGCGATGACTTTGATGGGTCCAGTGATTGGTACTGCTGTGGCGTATGGTTTAAAAGCACCTCCCCTTGTTATTTTTTCAGCAGGTATAGCAGGAGCAGCAGGAGCGGATCTTGGCAGTGTTGCAGGGTGTTATGTAGCAGCATTAATCGCGGTAGAAGCAGGAAAGCTAGTATCTGAAGAAACGAAGTTTGATATTTTAATTACACCTGCAGTTACGATTTTTACAGGTTTTACGATTGCAACATTTATTGGACCAGGAATTGATCAATTCATGAAGGCATTTGGTCAGCTTGTTATGTGGTCAACCGATCAGAGACCTTTGATTATGGGGATTTTAGTAGCTATATTGCTCGGTTTTGCACTAACAGGTCCCATTTCTTCTGCCGCAATTGCGATGATGCTTGGTTTAGAAGGGCTAGCTGCTGGTGCCGCAACAATCGGTTGTGCAGCTCAAATGATTGGGTTTGCCACAAGTTCATACCGGGAAAATGGATTTGGAGGCTTTTTGACACAAGGGATCGGAACATCGAAACTACAATTTCCGAATGTAGTGAGAAATCCATATATCTTAATTCCGCCAACGGTTGCTGGCATCCTATTAGCACCCATTGGAACACTCTATTTTCAGATGGAGAATATTCCAGCCGGAGCAGGCATGGGTACGAGTGGTCTCGTAGGGCAAATTATGACGCTCAGGACGATGGGCTTTACCTTTGAAACGTTTCTTGCTATATTTATTTTGCATTTTATAGGACCAATTATCATTAGTCTGATACTTTCAGAATGGTTAAGAAAAAAAGGATATATTAAATTTGGCGACATGAAGCTGAATCAATAA